The Candidatus Bathyarchaeota archaeon DNA segment GGCTTGTGAGGCAAGTTTCTTGAGTAATCTTCTGTTTCTCGGTTCTTTTGTGTATCCTATCCAGGTGCTGATTGATACTTTTACGTCAGATGAACGCTGCTTTATGTCATTTATTATCCTAGTGACTTTTGCGGGTTTCATTGGGGATAAATGTATCATGCTTTGCGGTTTGAGAAGTCTTGAGGGAATCTGTGAGGAGGTTATTCTGGCTCCAGCGCCAGCGTGTGCTTCGATGTATTTTGCTTCCCAGTTCCTATTGTAGCGAATGTAGAATCTGGTTGAGGGCATGTTAAATGTTTTTACGCCAGTGGAATCTAAGCCGTCAAAGCAGTTTGTGAAGGAGAAATCTTTTCCAACCGTGGTTATTATGGCTGTTTTTACGTTCAGAGATTTTGCAGCGATTGCGGCGTATAATGCGCCTCCACCTGGCTGAGTTCTGGTTCCATTCATGTTCTCTACTTTGTCGATTGATACGTGGCCTACGAACGTGAGGTTTGCGGTAGACGGGTTTGAATTTGGTTGGGCCATTTTGAGTTACCGTTTTGCCTGCTGTGTTGGCTTAGGTTTGAGGAGTGGAGGCTGAGAGGAATTTTTCGAGTTCGTTTTCAGCGTTATCTGCTTGGATGAATATGGGGACATTTTCTATGCCTGTAGCTATGTAACTTGATAGTAGCCATTCACCTGGTGCGAATTCGAGTGTTTTTTCGAGGATACCTTGGTCTATCATGAAGGTGTTGCTAATGAGGGTGCGGTCGTAGGGGCGAGGTAGGGTGCCAACGAAGTAGGTGTGGAGCTGTTGCAGGGCGTTGGTGTTTAGGTAGGCCAGTCTTTGGGTGGCGATGCATACGCCTAAGCCGTATTTTCTTCCCTGTCTTAGCAGGGTTTCAACTTGTTTGCTGCATTTTTTGTCTATGCCTACGGAGCCGCCTAAGTCGGGGATGAATTCTTGGGCTTCATCGAAGACAAGCAGGATATAGGGTTTAACTTGGAATCTGCGTTTTCTGCGGGCGAGGAGATTGCGTGTGAGGGATATGACAAGTTCTTTTATCGTGTAGGGGTCTGAGATGGAGATACATACGATTCTTCCTTCGCCTTCTAGTAGGTTGCGGATTTTTTCGGCTGTGAGTCCGCCTTCTTTCTGTTCCTCTTCTTGTCTTTTCTTTATGACTTCTTTGAGGGCGTTGCGGGTGGTTGCCCATGCATAAAGTCCGCTTTTCTCGTGGACCTTGAACGTTTGGACTACTTCAAGGGCTATTGGATCTATATATTCTATGAATTGTTCGTCGACTTCCTGGTTTTCGCTGAGGGCATGTTGTTCGACGTATTCTAGGATGGTGTCGCTGATTCTGTCTATGGCGTTTATGTAGTGAGGCTTATCTGCGCTGTTTTTTCTTTGGTTTTCGAGTTCTTCAAGGAATTGGCTGTACGTTGGAACTTTCTGTTTGGGTTTAGTGTAGTAAGATAGCTTGGCTTGGTCCATAATTTTCTTGAGTCCTGTTTTGATTCTTTGGTCGGTTTCATATTCTCTGGGTTTGACGACTGAGTTGAAGAATTGTTCTAGGGATTCTATTTTGTGTTCAAGGATGACTTTTGAGGGGATTGTGGGGTCTGAGAGGATGTCGAGGAGGAGGAAGATGTATTCGCAGCTTATGTCGAAGATGACGATTTTTGTGTCTTGTGTGTGGAGGAGGATGCGTCTTAGGATGTTTGACATAAGGTTGCTTTTGCCGCCGCCGGTGAATGCGAAGACGCCGAAGTGGTATCGGACAAGGTTTTCGAAGTCTATGTATATTGGGATTGTTGCTTTGCTGGCTTGGAACATTTTGATTATGCCTAGTCGGGGGTCTCGGTGAGCGTCGGGTGTGGTTTTGGTTGGGTCTACGCCTAGTTTTTGGGTGATTTTTTGGTTGTACATGCGGTTTATCATGATGCTGTTGAGGATGTTGGCAGGGCTGGCTACGATGGGGTAGCTGAAGCCTTTTGTGAATTTGCATTCGCCACTGGAGCAGAGGGTGAGGTCGTAGTTGACGGGGATGGCGCTGATTTGGATGATCATGGTGGCTTTGTCGTTGGTTTGCCAGTCGGCTTCTGACTGTTCTATGATTTCAAATTGCATGGGGTAGTATCCATGATCTGAAAGGCCTCGTAGGCCGAAGTGTTCTGGCCAGACTCTGCTGATTTCCATGAGTGTGTATCTTTGGGTGTTGGGTTCGGTTTGTTTGAAGTTGGGGATTGCTAAGAGCATGCCTTCTTCGAGGAGGCCCATGAGGTCTTTCTGGTATTCTACTTTGATTCGGGCTTGGTAGCGGGCGCTTATGCCTGTGAATTTGGATTCACTTACGATGCCGAATTGGCGGGGGACGACGTGGCTTAGGCGGGCGTGGAATCTGCCGTTGAAGTTGGTGAAGTATGTTTGGTTATGGGTTTTCTCTTCTTGTGGCTTCAATTGCTGTTCTCCTTTCTCGGAATGTACTCATGTAGAATACGAACTTTCTTAATTTATGGTTGTTGAGTATCCAGTTTGCAGTGGTATCAGCGATGCGTTTGAATTGGCCATAGTGCCATTTGGCGATTTTATCGGCGATGAATAGGGGTTTGTTGTGTCCGAAGGCTTCAGGTATGCTTGGCGGGGTCATAGCGGTGAGGGTTGTCATTGTCAAATTTTGGAGCTGGTTTGGTACAGTTTTATCTTTGTAGAGTATTATTTCGACGGGTTCTTTTGCGCTTCCGAATTCGTTCCAAAATTGAACTGTGGTGTTTGGCTTATGATCGAATTCTGGGTAGACGAGGCGGTCTGTGAGAAGGACGTTGCTGCGGAGCAGATGGTCTTTCTTGGCTTGGGCGAGTTGCACATAGGTTTTGAGAAAGGTTTTTTCAAGGCCTATCCTGTTTTTTATGGCACCCAACACGTAACCTTTTCGTGTTTGCGGGTCTGGGACCATGGAGCGGAAGGCTGAATCGTATTCGATTAGGCTCCAGGGGACTTTGATTTTTTCGGGGTTGAAGAGGCTGATGGATTGGAGTATCATGCGGTCGGTGTTCGGTAGTTTTTCGTATGTTTCCGGCGTGATTGTGTCTTTTAGCATGCCTTCGTTGTTGAGGATGGGGATGAGTTGGCGTTTCATGTCTCGGGCTGCAGTGTCTTTTGTTATGCCTATGAGGAGGATTTTGTTTTTCCAGCATGCTTCTATGAGCATGTGGAAGGTGAAGAGGGTGAGGAAGGCAATGTCGAGCGTTGTGAGCCAATGTTTTTTTCCGTTTTTCTTTATTTTCATGAGGTTGGCGTTTTGAGTTTCTAGTTTTTGGGTGTAAAAGAAGAGGTCTCCTAGGGTTGTTACGAGTTTTTGTAGTCTAGTCCATGTTGTTGCGTATTTTGGGTTGATGCTGTATGTGTTGTCTCTTTTTGTTAGGATTTCTTCTTTTACTGATTTTTTGAGGTATCTCTCAGCTCTTTTAGCCCTTTTCTCGTCTGCTATTCCTAGTTCTTGTAGAATTTGGCTCTTGGAGACGGGGCTTTTCTGTTGAATTAGGTTGATGATGGCGTAGCGGAGGTAGTCTGCTCTTGCAGGTGGGATGCCTAGGGCTGGGTTTCGGATGTAGTGTCTGCCTAAGGCGAGGTCGTTGGCGTCAATGGGTGTCTTGTCTATTTTGTAGCCTATTAGGTTGCTTTTTGCTTTCCAGAGGTCTCTTTTTGAGGTGTCGTAGAGTAGGCTGGCGCGTTCGATGGATAAGCTTCTGTCTAGGAGGATGATGCGTATGTCTTGGTTTGGGTCGGTGGCGAGTTTGTACGCGAGGTAGTATTCGGCGAAGGTCATTATCCAGTTGGCGATGGTTGCGTTGTTTATGATGGCGCTGTCTTGTAGTGGCTTGTT contains these protein-coding regions:
- a CDS encoding carbohydrate kinase family protein, translating into MAQPNSNPSTANLTFVGHVSIDKVENMNGTRTQPGGGALYAAIAAKSLNVKTAIITTVGKDFSFTNCFDGLDSTGVKTFNMPSTRFYIRYNRNWEAKYIEAHAGAGARITSSQIPSRLLKPQSMIHLSPMKPAKVTRIINDIKQRSSDVKVSISTWIGYTKEPRNRRLLKKLASQADFFMLNEFEAKALTQSSSLSLALERMKAQRLIVTMGKLGAIVSGSEIEPQMIPALTIPTGKVIDTTGAGDTWNGAFLATYKTTNDLMKSVTVASIISSIKCSRWGFEATKKLIFQKPSDVVEYVLALREGSIQKKITDFPMYQRA
- a CDS encoding ATP-binding protein yields the protein MKPQEEKTHNQTYFTNFNGRFHARLSHVVPRQFGIVSESKFTGISARYQARIKVEYQKDLMGLLEEGMLLAIPNFKQTEPNTQRYTLMEISRVWPEHFGLRGLSDHGYYPMQFEIIEQSEADWQTNDKATMIIQISAIPVNYDLTLCSSGECKFTKGFSYPIVASPANILNSIMINRMYNQKITQKLGVDPTKTTPDAHRDPRLGIIKMFQASKATIPIYIDFENLVRYHFGVFAFTGGGKSNLMSNILRRILLHTQDTKIVIFDISCEYIFLLLDILSDPTIPSKVILEHKIESLEQFFNSVVKPREYETDQRIKTGLKKIMDQAKLSYYTKPKQKVPTYSQFLEELENQRKNSADKPHYINAIDRISDTILEYVEQHALSENQEVDEQFIEYIDPIALEVVQTFKVHEKSGLYAWATTRNALKEVIKKRQEEEQKEGGLTAEKIRNLLEGEGRIVCISISDPYTIKELVISLTRNLLARRKRRFQVKPYILLVFDEAQEFIPDLGGSVGIDKKCSKQVETLLRQGRKYGLGVCIATQRLAYLNTNALQQLHTYFVGTLPRPYDRTLISNTFMIDQGILEKTLEFAPGEWLLSSYIATGIENVPIFIQADNAENELEKFLSASTPQT